In Streptomyces sp. Li-HN-5-11, the sequence GTCTCGTCCTCTACGGCGCGAGTTCCGCTCTGCTCGTGAAGGCCGGTCTCGGTCTCGAGCCCTGGAACGTGCTGCACCAGGGGCTGGCCGAGCTCACCGGCCTGAGCATCGGCGTCGTCGTGACGATCCTGGGCGCGTGCGTGCTGCTGCTGTGGATCCCGCTGCGCCAGCGCCCCGGCATCGGCACGGTCTCCAACGTGCTGGTGATCGGTTTCGCGATGGACGGCACACTGGCCGCGCTCCCCGAGGCGCACTCCCTGGCGGTCCGGATTCCGCTGCTGGTCTCCGGCGTCACGCTCAACGGTCTGGCGACCGGGCTGTACATCGCCGCCGGCCTGGGCCCCGGTCCGCGCGACGGGCTGATGACCGGACTGCACCGGCGCACGGGGCGCTCGATCCGGCTGATCCGTACGGCGGTCGAGGTCACCGTCGTGGCGACCGGCTTCGCCCTCGGCGGCACGGTGGGCGTCGGCACCGTCCTGTACGCGCTGGCCATCGGCCCGTTGGCGCAGTTCTTCCTGCGGGTGTTCGCCGCTCCCCCGGCACCGGGCCGCAGCGCCGTCGTTGCCGCCGGGTCACCCGGAAGAGCGATACTGCGTCCGTGACCACGCTCGTACGCCACCCCTACCTCGACCACCCGGGACCCATCCCCTTCGCGCACCGCGGCGGGGCCGCCGACGGCCAGGAGAACACCGTGGCGCAGTTCCGGCGGGCGGTCGGGCTCGGCTATCGCTACATCGAGACCGATGTGCACGCCACGGCGGACGGCCGGCTCGTCGCGTTCCACGACGCGACCCTGGACCGGGTGACCGACGGCGCGGGCCGGATCGCGGACCTGCCGTGGGAGGACGTCAGGCAGGCACGCGTGGCGGGCCGTGAGCCGGTGCCGCTCTTCGACGAGCTCCTGGAGACCTTCCCGGAGGTGCGCTGGAACGTCGACGTCAAGGCGGAGCCCGCCCTCAGTCCGCTGCTCGACCTGCTGGAGCGTGCCAACGCCTGGGGGCGCGTGTGTGTCGGCTCGTTCTCGGAGGCGCGGGTGGTCCGGGCGCAGCGGCTGGCCGGGCCGCGCCTGGCGACGTCGTACGGCACGCGTGGTGTGCTGGGTCTGCGGCTGCGTTCCTGGGGTCTGCCGGCCGCGCTGCGCCGCTCGGCCGTCGCCGCGCAGGTGCCGGTCTCCCAGTCGGGGGTCCCGGTGGTCGATCCGCTGTTCCTCCGGGCCGCCCACGCGCGCGGGTTGCAGGTGCATGTGTGGACCATCAACGAGCCCGCGCAGATGCACCGGCTCCTGGACCTCGGTGTCGATGGCATCATGACCGATCACATCGACACGTTGCGCGAGGTCATGGAGGAGAGGGGTGTCTGGGTCTGAGACCCCGGCACGCCCACCGGGCCTGCGCGCAACCGTCGACGGCACCAGCCGCATCAGCGGGGAAGCGAGGGCACGGGTGGGCACCGACACCCTGGGGGCCATGGGGGTCCCCCCTGAACGGAGCTTGTCGCAGTCCTCGGGGGAGGGCGACGAGGCCGCCGAGCGGCGGCGCGAGCAGCACGGCTGGTACTTCTACGACTGGGCGTGCTCCGTCTACTCGGCCAGCGTGCTCACCGTGTTCCTCGGCCCGTACCTCACCTCCGTCGCCAAGTCGGCGGCGGACCCGCAAGGGTTCGTGCATCCGCTGGGGATCCCGGTACGGGCCGGGTCCTTCTTCGCGTACTGCGTCTCGGCGTCCGTGATCCTGGCGATCCTGGTGATGCCGGTCGCCGGCGCGGCGGCCGATCGCACCGGCCGCAAGAAGCCGCTGCTGGCAGCCGCCGCCTACACGGGCGCCTCGGCCACCACGGGACTGTTCTTCCTGGGCGGCCACCGTTACCTGCTGGGCGGTGTCCTGCTGATCGTCGCCAACGCCTCCGTGGCCGTCTCGATGGTCCTCTACAACTCCTACCTGCCGCAGATCGCTCCACCCGAGGAGCGCGACGCGGTCTCGTCCCGCGGCTGGGCCTTCGGCTACGGCGCGGGCTCCCTGGTCCTGGTGGCGAACCTGGTCCTGTTCACGGCCCACGGCTCCTTCGGCCTCTCCCAGTCGACGGCGGTGCGCATCTGCCTTGCCTCGGCGGGACTGTGGTGGGGCGTGTTCACGCTCGTACCGCTGACGCGGCTGCGCGACCGTCCCGCGGTCTCCG encodes:
- a CDS encoding glycerophosphodiester phosphodiesterase; this translates as MTTLVRHPYLDHPGPIPFAHRGGAADGQENTVAQFRRAVGLGYRYIETDVHATADGRLVAFHDATLDRVTDGAGRIADLPWEDVRQARVAGREPVPLFDELLETFPEVRWNVDVKAEPALSPLLDLLERANAWGRVCVGSFSEARVVRAQRLAGPRLATSYGTRGVLGLRLRSWGLPAALRRSAVAAQVPVSQSGVPVVDPLFLRAAHARGLQVHVWTINEPAQMHRLLDLGVDGIMTDHIDTLREVMEERGVWV
- a CDS encoding MFS transporter gives rise to the protein MGVPPERSLSQSSGEGDEAAERRREQHGWYFYDWACSVYSASVLTVFLGPYLTSVAKSAADPQGFVHPLGIPVRAGSFFAYCVSASVILAILVMPVAGAAADRTGRKKPLLAAAAYTGASATTGLFFLGGHRYLLGGVLLIVANASVAVSMVLYNSYLPQIAPPEERDAVSSRGWAFGYGAGSLVLVANLVLFTAHGSFGLSQSTAVRICLASAGLWWGVFTLVPLTRLRDRPAVSAAPVAHGWRQLAATVRDMRGKPLTLAFLLAYLVYNDGIQTVISQASVYGSEELGLSQSTLITAVLMVQVLAVAGALGMGRLARVYGAKRTILGSLVAWTVTLGAGYFLPAGAPVWFFVLAAGIGLVLGGSQALSRSLFSHLVPPGKEAEYFSAYEMSDRGMSWLGPLLFGVTYQLTGSYRDAIISLVAFFAIGFTLLARVPVRRAIREAGNPVPGRI